One segment of Paenibacillus sp. FSL R7-0337 DNA contains the following:
- a CDS encoding 2-oxo acid dehydrogenase subunit E2 codes for MAKFEYRFPELGEGLHEGEIIKMHIKAGDKVTDDDIVMEVQNDKAVVEVPCPVNGTVLEVFTKDGQVCRVGEVVAIIDAEGDIPEQEGGHPAEHASQEADAAKGGADTTSSPATSSPATGGATNFEYKFPELGEGLHEGEIIKMHIKVGDKITDDDIIMEVQNDKAVVEVPSPVNGTVVEVFTKDGQVCRVGEVVAIIAAEGDVPHEEGGHAEASGAQAAAPSQGTAPAAAAAPAPDREVLATPSVRKYARDKSVDISKVNGSGKNGKITLEDVEAFLKGGSTAPAAAAPAASAPAAAAPQAKAKEAAPAAASGNANLEEERVPFKGIRKAIANAMVKSAYTAPHVTIMDEVDVTELVAFRARMKPVAEKKGVKVTYLPFIVKALVAASRQFPALNAMIDEASNEIVYKKYYNIGIATDTDNGLIVPVIKDADRKSIWMIASAITDLAVRGRDGKLAPNEMKGSTISISNIGSAGGMFFTPIINFPEVAILGTGRITEKPVVKNGEIVAAPVMALSLSFDHRIIDGATAQNFMNYIKTLLANPDMLVMEV; via the coding sequence GTGGCAAAATTTGAGTACCGGTTCCCTGAGCTGGGCGAAGGTCTGCATGAAGGCGAAATTATCAAAATGCATATCAAAGCCGGCGATAAAGTAACCGATGACGATATCGTAATGGAAGTTCAGAATGACAAGGCGGTAGTAGAGGTTCCTTGTCCGGTCAACGGCACAGTGCTTGAAGTCTTCACCAAGGACGGCCAAGTATGCCGTGTAGGCGAAGTTGTAGCAATTATTGATGCAGAAGGCGACATCCCTGAGCAAGAGGGCGGCCATCCGGCAGAGCATGCTTCCCAGGAAGCTGATGCAGCCAAAGGCGGAGCGGATACTACTTCTTCTCCGGCAACCAGCAGCCCGGCTACCGGCGGAGCAACGAACTTCGAATACAAGTTCCCTGAACTGGGCGAAGGCCTGCATGAAGGGGAAATCATCAAGATGCACATCAAGGTTGGAGACAAAATCACTGACGACGATATCATTATGGAAGTTCAGAATGATAAGGCAGTGGTGGAAGTTCCTTCTCCGGTCAACGGTACTGTAGTCGAAGTGTTCACCAAAGACGGCCAGGTCTGCCGCGTAGGTGAAGTTGTGGCTATCATTGCTGCAGAAGGTGATGTTCCTCATGAGGAGGGCGGCCATGCTGAAGCATCCGGTGCCCAGGCAGCAGCTCCTTCCCAAGGCACAGCTCCGGCAGCGGCAGCAGCTCCAGCTCCTGACCGTGAAGTGCTGGCAACACCAAGCGTACGCAAGTATGCCCGCGACAAGAGCGTAGATATCTCCAAGGTGAACGGCTCCGGCAAGAACGGCAAGATCACACTTGAAGATGTGGAAGCCTTCCTGAAAGGCGGCTCTACAGCTCCTGCGGCAGCGGCTCCTGCAGCTTCTGCACCAGCGGCGGCAGCACCGCAAGCCAAAGCCAAAGAAGCAGCACCGGCAGCAGCTTCCGGCAATGCAAACCTGGAAGAAGAACGCGTACCATTCAAGGGTATCCGTAAGGCGATTGCCAATGCTATGGTTAAATCGGCTTACACTGCACCGCATGTTACCATCATGGACGAGGTGGATGTTACGGAGCTTGTTGCCTTCCGTGCCCGCATGAAGCCGGTAGCCGAGAAGAAGGGCGTGAAGGTTACTTATCTTCCGTTTATCGTAAAGGCACTCGTTGCTGCTTCCCGTCAGTTCCCTGCGCTTAACGCGATGATTGACGAAGCTTCGAACGAAATTGTCTACAAGAAGTACTACAACATCGGTATCGCTACGGATACAGACAACGGTCTGATCGTTCCTGTCATCAAGGACGCTGACCGTAAGAGCATCTGGATGATCGCAAGCGCGATTACAGATCTGGCAGTACGCGGACGCGACGGCAAGCTGGCTCCTAATGAAATGAAGGGCAGCACGATCTCGATCAGCAATATCGGCTCTGCCGGCGGTATGTTCTTCACTCCGATTATCAACTTCCCTGAAGTAGCTATTCTCGGAACCGGACGTATCACTGAGAAGCCTGTCGTGAAGAACGGCGAAATCGTTGCCGCACCTGTAATGGCTCTGTCCCTGAGCTTTGACCACCGGATTATTGACGGCGCAACAGCACAGAATTTCATGAATTACATTAAGACCCTGCTTGCAAATCCTGATATGTTAGTTATGGAGGTGTAA
- the pdhA gene encoding pyruvate dehydrogenase (acetyl-transferring) E1 component subunit alpha, with amino-acid sequence MTRVPYEVYTEDVEALTVLSPDGEIINKEMMPDLTDDQLKEIMYRMVFTRTWDDRAVNLGRQGRLGFYAPVSGQEATMIGSEYALQKEDFVCPGYRDIPQLVWHGLPLYQAFLYSRGHQHGGQIPDGVNVLMPQIIIGAQILHATGIAMGFKLKKQQNVAITYTGDGGSSEGDFYEGLNYAGVFKLPVIFFVQNNGYAITTPFSKQTAAKSIAHKAVAAGIPGIKIDGMDVFAVISAVQQAAERARKGEGATLIEAVTYRFRPHSLSDDASKYRTKEEEGQWNEKDPIARLAKYLEKKGLWTEEDTLRVREEAKATVNEQIKKAEQTEKMTIPGLIDSMFEVTPKHLEEQKADFE; translated from the coding sequence ATGACTAGAGTTCCTTATGAAGTGTATACAGAGGACGTTGAAGCCCTTACGGTTCTTTCCCCGGATGGAGAAATTATCAATAAGGAAATGATGCCTGACCTTACCGATGATCAATTGAAAGAAATTATGTACCGTATGGTATTTACCCGTACCTGGGATGACCGTGCTGTCAACCTGGGCCGTCAAGGCCGTCTCGGCTTCTATGCGCCGGTATCCGGACAGGAAGCTACAATGATCGGCAGCGAGTACGCTTTGCAGAAGGAAGATTTCGTCTGCCCTGGCTACCGCGATATTCCACAGCTCGTATGGCATGGCCTTCCATTATATCAGGCATTCCTGTATTCCCGCGGACATCAGCATGGCGGACAGATTCCTGATGGCGTGAATGTACTTATGCCGCAGATCATCATCGGAGCACAAATCCTTCATGCTACCGGTATTGCTATGGGCTTCAAATTGAAGAAACAGCAGAACGTTGCAATCACATATACCGGTGACGGCGGTTCGTCTGAAGGCGACTTCTACGAAGGCCTTAACTATGCAGGAGTATTCAAGCTGCCAGTGATCTTCTTCGTTCAGAACAACGGCTATGCTATCACCACTCCGTTCTCGAAGCAGACGGCAGCGAAATCCATCGCCCACAAGGCGGTTGCCGCAGGGATTCCCGGAATCAAGATCGACGGCATGGACGTATTTGCAGTAATCTCTGCTGTACAGCAGGCTGCTGAACGTGCCCGCAAAGGCGAAGGCGCAACACTGATCGAAGCGGTAACCTACCGTTTCCGTCCGCATTCCCTGTCCGATGATGCCAGTAAGTACCGTACGAAGGAAGAAGAAGGTCAATGGAATGAGAAAGATCCGATTGCCCGTCTTGCCAAGTACCTGGAGAAAAAAGGCCTCTGGACTGAAGAGGACACTCTGCGCGTAAGAGAAGAAGCGAAAGCAACTGTGAACGAGCAGATTAAGAAAGCAGAACAGACCGAAAAAATGACCATTCCCGGCTTGATCGACAGCATGTTCGAGGTAACTCCGAAACATCTTGAAGAACAAAAAGCCGATTTTGAATAA
- a CDS encoding alpha/beta hydrolase-fold protein: MSEPVFLKRTIVKQTLWSEHLQEERKLRIYLPPGYNEVLSYPVIYCQDGEEFFNFGRIATLAGQLILEQDVEPFIIVGVEVNVAVRTAEYAPFGSRFKQYLTCFAEEIIPFIEHNYPVRRTPEERIVAGDSLGGSVSLHLALAYPGLFSRVLSLSGAYYPETRELLAQEEDLSWLQINMVVGLQERDYKTDTGVYDFVEMNRETKAMLESKGATVSYREKDGQHLWGFWQKELPESLLYFFSS; the protein is encoded by the coding sequence ATGAGCGAACCTGTTTTTCTGAAACGTACAATTGTGAAACAAACACTGTGGAGCGAACACCTGCAGGAAGAGCGCAAGCTGCGTATCTATCTTCCCCCCGGATATAATGAAGTACTCAGCTATCCCGTCATCTACTGCCAGGACGGTGAAGAATTCTTCAACTTCGGCCGGATTGCCACCCTGGCCGGGCAGCTGATTCTGGAGCAGGATGTGGAACCCTTCATTATAGTGGGCGTCGAAGTCAACGTGGCAGTCCGCACCGCTGAATACGCTCCGTTCGGCAGCCGCTTCAAGCAGTACCTTACATGCTTCGCCGAAGAGATTATTCCCTTCATTGAACATAATTATCCGGTCCGGCGCACACCGGAGGAGCGGATCGTAGCCGGTGATTCCCTGGGCGGCAGTGTCTCCCTCCACCTGGCGCTGGCGTATCCGGGATTATTCAGTCGTGTGCTCAGCCTCTCCGGTGCTTACTATCCGGAGACCCGTGAGCTGTTAGCACAAGAAGAGGATCTCTCCTGGCTTCAGATCAATATGGTTGTCGGGCTTCAAGAGAGAGACTACAAGACAGATACCGGAGTCTATGATTTCGTTGAAATGAACCGGGAGACCAAGGCTATGCTTGAATCCAAAGGAGCCACCGTATCCTACCGCGAGAAGGATGGCCAGCATCTTTGGGGTTTTTGGCAAAAAGAGCTCCCGGAATCATTACTCTATTTCTTCAGCTCCTGA
- a CDS encoding C40 family peptidase, whose amino-acid sequence MNKQQWFKQAMTIGLCTTIGFSALLATGAGTAPAAASAVSADAVSADSVSASSTGSKVISFGKKYLGTRYQFGASTSTTRYFDCSSFTQYIFKKYGVDLPRTSVAQSKVGKSVSKANLRVGDLVFFSSGSRANGKNVTHVAVYAGNGKILHTYGSPGVTISDLNSGNWKKTYLKSRRVL is encoded by the coding sequence ATGAATAAGCAACAATGGTTTAAGCAAGCAATGACAATCGGTCTGTGCACAACAATCGGGTTCAGCGCCTTACTCGCAACCGGAGCAGGAACAGCCCCTGCCGCCGCTTCAGCTGTATCCGCTGATGCTGTAAGTGCCGATTCCGTATCCGCATCTTCCACCGGCTCCAAAGTGATCAGCTTCGGCAAAAAGTACCTGGGTACCCGTTACCAGTTCGGTGCCTCCACTTCAACTACACGTTATTTTGACTGCTCCTCCTTTACTCAATATATTTTCAAAAAATATGGTGTAGATCTGCCCCGAACGTCCGTAGCCCAATCTAAAGTGGGTAAATCGGTCAGCAAGGCCAATCTGCGCGTCGGCGATCTGGTGTTCTTCTCCAGCGGAAGCCGGGCCAACGGCAAGAACGTCACCCATGTCGCTGTATATGCCGGCAATGGCAAGATTCTTCACACTTACGGTTCACCCGGCGTAACCATATCAGATCTGAATTCAGGGAACTGGAAAAAAACCTACCTGAAGTCGCGCCGCGTACTGTAA
- a CDS encoding alpha-ketoacid dehydrogenase subunit beta, producing MAQMNMKEAIRDAMRVELTRDPNVLIFGEDVGNVGGVFRVTEGLQKEFGEERIFDTPLAESAIGGLAFGLGIQGFRPIAEIQFVGFIFEALDQIVIQAARLRWRSGGKYNAPVVFRTPFGGGVKAAELHTDSLEGLIAQSPGIKVVIPSNPYDAKGLLIASIRDNDPVFFMEHLNLYHAFRAEVPEGEYTIELGKANVVREGTDVSIITYGLMVHTATKAADQLEKEGIKVEIIDLRTVSPIDIDTIVASIKKTNRAIVVQEAQKSSGVAAEVIAQINEKALLHLEAPVLRVAGPDTIFPFAQIEDTWIPTPARVIAAVKKVMEF from the coding sequence ATGGCACAGATGAATATGAAAGAAGCAATTCGTGACGCAATGCGCGTTGAACTGACTCGTGACCCTAATGTTCTTATCTTCGGAGAAGACGTTGGTAATGTAGGTGGCGTATTCCGTGTAACGGAAGGGCTGCAGAAGGAATTTGGCGAGGAACGCATTTTCGATACACCGCTGGCTGAGTCCGCCATTGGCGGCTTGGCTTTCGGTCTCGGCATACAGGGCTTCCGCCCGATTGCTGAGATCCAGTTCGTAGGCTTCATCTTTGAAGCTCTTGATCAGATCGTTATTCAGGCAGCGCGCCTGCGCTGGCGTTCCGGGGGCAAATACAATGCTCCTGTAGTCTTCCGCACTCCATTCGGCGGCGGCGTTAAGGCAGCCGAGCTGCATACCGATTCCCTGGAAGGTCTGATTGCCCAGAGTCCTGGTATCAAGGTAGTTATTCCTTCTAACCCATATGATGCGAAGGGACTGCTGATCGCTTCGATCCGCGACAACGACCCTGTATTCTTCATGGAGCACTTGAACCTGTACCACGCTTTCCGTGCAGAGGTGCCTGAAGGTGAATATACCATTGAACTTGGCAAAGCGAATGTAGTTCGCGAAGGTACGGATGTATCTATCATTACCTACGGTCTAATGGTACATACAGCGACCAAAGCGGCTGACCAGCTCGAAAAAGAAGGCATCAAAGTCGAAATTATCGACCTGCGTACCGTTAGCCCGATTGATATCGACACCATTGTGGCTTCCATCAAGAAGACTAACCGTGCGATTGTTGTACAAGAAGCTCAGAAGAGCTCGGGCGTAGCCGCTGAGGTTATTGCCCAGATTAACGAAAAAGCTCTGCTGCACCTGGAAGCCCCTGTGCTTCGTGTAGCAGGTCCTGATACGATTTTCCCGTTCGCTCAAATCGAAGATACCTGGATTCCTACCCCTGCACGCGTCATTGCGGCAGTTAAGAAAGTCATGGAATTCTAA
- a CDS encoding low molecular weight protein-tyrosine-phosphatase — protein MVNVLFVCLGNICRSPMAEAVLRSKIEQRHLADQITVDSAGTGDWHIGKAPHEGTRRILDLHGISYENMRARLVASEDFGRFEYFICMDKSNGENVRKIPGGEQSKLLFFMDLLPDEELREVPDPYFTGNFEQVYDLINAGCDVLLERIIQEKLQQA, from the coding sequence ATCGTTAACGTGTTGTTTGTATGTCTGGGGAATATTTGCCGTTCTCCGATGGCGGAGGCTGTACTGCGCAGCAAGATTGAACAGCGTCATCTTGCGGATCAGATTACAGTGGATTCTGCAGGAACGGGAGACTGGCATATCGGGAAAGCGCCGCATGAAGGAACAAGGCGTATCCTTGATCTGCATGGTATCAGCTATGAGAATATGAGAGCAAGACTGGTTGCCAGTGAGGATTTCGGGAGATTCGAATATTTCATCTGTATGGACAAGTCCAATGGGGAGAATGTGCGGAAAATTCCCGGCGGTGAGCAGTCCAAGCTGTTGTTCTTCATGGATCTGTTACCGGATGAGGAGCTGCGTGAAGTGCCTGACCCGTATTTCACCGGTAATTTCGAGCAGGTCTATGATTTAATCAACGCCGGTTGTGATGTGCTGCTGGAACGGATCATTCAAGAGAAGCTACAGCAGGCATAG
- a CDS encoding thiamine diphosphokinase yields MPSGRIVIVAGGKLTAECLHLLDEEDYIIGADRGALFLIDHGFTPQLAVGDFDSVSPEALERIQAGSKETISCDPVNKDLTDSEMALDLALNLQPQSILMIGVTGTRMDHTLASIQMMTRALQRQVACSIMDANNYITLTGSQAVVEEQGYTYVSLLPLTPEVTGITLQGFQYPLENATLKLGQSLAVSNVLQEHKGTVHIESGLLLIIQSKD; encoded by the coding sequence TTGCCATCCGGGCGTATTGTAATTGTTGCAGGCGGTAAACTGACAGCGGAATGCCTGCACTTATTAGATGAAGAGGATTATATTATCGGCGCTGACCGGGGAGCGCTGTTCCTGATTGACCATGGCTTCACCCCCCAGCTTGCCGTCGGTGATTTCGACTCTGTCTCTCCTGAGGCATTGGAGCGGATTCAGGCGGGAAGCAAGGAGACGATCAGCTGCGATCCGGTCAACAAAGACCTTACCGACAGTGAAATGGCCCTGGATCTTGCCCTGAACCTCCAGCCGCAGTCTATTCTGATGATCGGGGTAACGGGAACACGCATGGACCATACGCTGGCCAGTATTCAGATGATGACAAGAGCGCTACAGCGGCAGGTAGCCTGCTCCATTATGGATGCGAACAACTACATTACGCTTACCGGCTCTCAGGCGGTTGTAGAGGAACAGGGATATACCTATGTCTCCTTGCTGCCTCTGACTCCTGAGGTAACAGGCATCACCCTTCAGGGCTTCCAATATCCTCTGGAGAACGCCACCCTCAAATTAGGCCAGTCCCTGGCCGTGAGCAATGTGCTGCAGGAGCACAAGGGAACCGTTCATATCGAGAGCGGACTGCTGCTGATTATTCAGAGCAAGGACTGA